A stretch of Kyrpidia spormannii DNA encodes these proteins:
- a CDS encoding DUF6230 family protein — MGYRWKWFLYSMSGALALLFALVFGIWKGGVALAVPVAGIGSFYIEADQIDVTNFKLLPKIGESSESSVVPQGASTLDATIKGMKLYKDIDMPGKGRVRVLITAAGDVKASGLTLDLSRLSSDGSFTKLEVAEHNDTDPTKKFSMGASSIVLNKPVIEGHYLFANSISLPGMVMQFELNPSQ, encoded by the coding sequence GTGGGATACCGGTGGAAATGGTTTCTTTACAGCATGAGCGGGGCGCTGGCTTTGTTGTTTGCTCTGGTGTTCGGGATTTGGAAAGGCGGGGTAGCCCTGGCGGTACCGGTTGCGGGAATCGGGAGCTTTTATATTGAGGCGGACCAGATCGACGTAACGAACTTTAAACTCCTACCGAAAATCGGAGAGAGCAGTGAATCGAGTGTGGTGCCCCAGGGGGCTTCCACCCTGGATGCGACCATCAAGGGCATGAAACTGTACAAAGATATCGACATGCCCGGCAAGGGTCGGGTCCGGGTGTTGATCACCGCTGCCGGGGACGTCAAAGCGTCTGGCTTGACCCTGGATTTAAGCCGGCTCAGCAGCGACGGGTCCTTCACCAAATTGGAGGTGGCGGAACACAACGACACGGATCCCACTAAGAAATTTTCCATGGGCGCGAGTTCCATTGTCTTAAACAAGCCGGTAATCGAGGGCCATTATCTCTTTGCCAACAGCATTTCGTTGCCCGGCATGGTCATGCAGTTTGAATTAAACCCGAGCCAGTGA
- a CDS encoding choice-of-anchor P family protein, translating into MRGKRTEGWKRKRRRLAAGALAAALVLPAAVPWGGAASASDGQDYSGNGSATAVQVSILSGLSAGSAAGSGSSVGHALIGLGGATGLLGGLTNTLGKVVGGVVGGVTGLVGGLLGGSSGGSGNGGGTASGTTDTSSGSPATGQTGSAGGAGGGSDSLLGGLTGPVTGLTGTIGGLTGTVGGLTGAVGNTVGGLVGGLTGTLGGLTGGLTGSNSGSSAAGDVPAGTSVQIGVSQATLDSAAAKPSQADAYPLGVQAPGAGMVKPLDAHAEAPPDSEDGGPIPDVNAGGVQAKLLNAHARAVWEGGYPASESNTSTANVGALGLLNLGAVETSTSVTTDPSGALTTTSHMHVADLSLAGVVKIAALDATVTATANGQSGGAKVTSDFPAAKLSILGIPYEIQSGKVLNIPGVAKVALGEVGKQEDPAGLTASGSGSGLTIELLGALFNGITVQIGAVHADAKVPEGGIPFQAPYTLAKTAVRDTVEPGGEIEYHLVYNITRDIPGVQIKDPLPDHTSFVSADSGGTYDPSQNAVIWNLGDQKKDDGGVLTFRVKVDPATPEGTVIANTATISAPGAEPVSSQTVDVTVGAKVHIPFLIGYPDGTFRPDRSVTRAELATIVAHIMKLQDYTNQPISFRDVPSNYWARPFIAAVTAKHLFPTFNDQTFRPDQPATRAEVAAVMVRMQQTDPVEFAKLPAGAKATFTDVPAGYWAYNDIETAVRLGFLSGYPDGHFGPDDPVTRAQVVSLLCRALGRGPLVDGKIPVVQHYPDVAPDSWYFGWVEEATRYGHKGVYVEGHGEELQSYVPDVNVW; encoded by the coding sequence ATGCGGGGTAAGCGAACTGAAGGGTGGAAGCGGAAAAGGAGGCGGCTGGCTGCAGGGGCTTTGGCGGCCGCCTTGGTTCTTCCCGCGGCAGTGCCGTGGGGAGGTGCGGCGTCGGCCAGTGATGGCCAGGATTATTCCGGAAATGGTTCCGCCACGGCGGTGCAGGTCAGTATCTTGTCAGGGTTGTCGGCGGGGAGTGCCGCCGGTTCGGGAAGCTCCGTCGGCCATGCGTTAATTGGGTTGGGCGGGGCTACGGGCCTGCTTGGCGGCCTCACAAATACGCTGGGGAAGGTCGTGGGTGGAGTGGTAGGCGGGGTAACCGGTCTTGTGGGTGGCCTTTTGGGCGGGTCATCCGGGGGCTCGGGGAATGGGGGTGGCACTGCTTCGGGTACCACAGATACCAGTTCCGGAAGCCCGGCGACGGGGCAGACCGGCAGTGCCGGCGGGGCGGGCGGAGGCTCGGATAGCCTGCTCGGTGGCCTGACGGGGCCGGTGACAGGTTTGACGGGAACCATTGGAGGGCTCACGGGTACGGTGGGAGGTCTGACCGGGGCGGTGGGCAATACGGTGGGAGGCCTCGTCGGGGGGTTGACCGGAACCTTGGGCGGGTTGACAGGAGGTCTGACGGGATCTAATTCGGGCAGCAGCGCCGCGGGGGATGTTCCGGCGGGTACATCCGTGCAGATCGGGGTCAGCCAAGCCACCCTGGACAGCGCGGCGGCCAAGCCTTCCCAAGCCGATGCGTATCCTCTCGGGGTTCAAGCTCCCGGGGCGGGGATGGTCAAACCTCTTGATGCTCATGCCGAAGCGCCGCCGGACTCGGAAGATGGAGGCCCGATTCCCGATGTCAATGCCGGGGGTGTCCAGGCGAAGCTCCTCAATGCCCACGCCAGGGCGGTGTGGGAAGGGGGTTATCCGGCTTCCGAGTCGAATACGTCCACGGCAAATGTCGGGGCTCTGGGACTTTTGAATCTCGGGGCCGTCGAAACATCGACTTCGGTGACCACTGACCCCTCGGGGGCGCTGACGACCACATCCCACATGCATGTGGCCGATCTCTCCCTGGCAGGGGTGGTCAAAATCGCGGCTTTGGACGCGACGGTCACGGCAACGGCGAACGGCCAGAGCGGCGGCGCGAAAGTCACGTCGGATTTTCCCGCGGCTAAGCTCTCGATTCTTGGTATTCCTTACGAAATTCAGTCAGGTAAAGTTTTAAATATTCCGGGAGTTGCTAAAGTGGCTCTTGGGGAAGTCGGCAAACAGGAGGATCCCGCCGGCCTGACGGCGTCGGGTTCGGGCAGCGGGTTGACCATTGAACTGCTCGGGGCTTTGTTCAACGGGATTACGGTACAAATCGGCGCCGTTCACGCGGATGCGAAGGTGCCCGAGGGCGGGATTCCGTTTCAGGCTCCCTACACCCTCGCAAAAACCGCTGTGCGAGACACGGTGGAGCCCGGGGGTGAGATCGAATATCACCTGGTATACAACATCACCCGGGATATTCCAGGGGTGCAGATCAAGGACCCGCTTCCGGACCATACGAGCTTCGTTAGTGCCGACTCTGGAGGTACTTATGATCCTTCCCAAAATGCCGTGATCTGGAATTTAGGGGACCAGAAAAAGGATGACGGCGGTGTTTTGACTTTTAGGGTCAAAGTGGATCCGGCAACTCCGGAAGGGACCGTGATTGCGAATACAGCAACGATCTCGGCGCCCGGGGCCGAGCCGGTGTCCTCCCAGACGGTGGACGTGACCGTAGGGGCAAAGGTCCACATTCCCTTCCTAATCGGCTACCCGGATGGCACTTTCCGCCCCGATCGATCGGTGACCCGGGCAGAGTTGGCAACCATTGTTGCCCATATCATGAAATTGCAAGATTACACGAATCAACCGATTTCCTTCCGGGACGTGCCCAGCAACTACTGGGCGAGGCCCTTTATCGCAGCGGTCACGGCCAAACATCTTTTCCCGACCTTTAATGACCAAACCTTCAGGCCGGATCAACCGGCCACCCGGGCCGAGGTGGCAGCGGTTATGGTGCGGATGCAGCAGACAGACCCTGTCGAGTTTGCCAAACTCCCCGCCGGGGCGAAGGCCACGTTCACCGATGTCCCAGCGGGATACTGGGCCTATAACGACATTGAGACCGCTGTGCGCCTTGGGTTTCTATCTGGATATCCGGATGGACATTTTGGACCGGATGATCCGGTGACCCGGGCTCAGGTGGTATCCCTGTTGTGCCGGGCCCTGGGCCGGGGGCCTTTAGTAGACGGCAAAATCCCCGTGGTCCAGCACTACCCGGATGTGGCTCCCGACTCCTGGTACTTCGGATGGGTTGAGGAGGCCACCCGTTATGGACATAAAGGGGTCTACGTGGAAGGCCACGGCGAAGAGCTGCAAAGCTATGTGCCGGATGTGAATGTGTGGTAA
- a CDS encoding aldehyde dehydrogenase family protein: protein MSSSLELPAVSESVRRFVGEGPKRLLVGGRWIPSQSGRCFETLDPATGDVLTTVYEAGEEEVEAAVQAARRALDGPWKSLSPAERGRLLWRLSDLLEAHADELAQLESLDTGKPLTETMLVDIPYTVDHFRYYAGWTTKLSGEVLPVSAPGQYLAYTRREPVGVVGAIVPWNFPLMIAAWKVAPALACGNTVVLKPSELTPLTALRLGELALEAGIPRGVLNVVPGFGHVAGAALTRHPGVDKVSFTGSTRVGREIVQAAAGNFKRVTLELGGKSPNIVFPDADPDTVAGGIMMSIFFNQGEVCCAGSRLYLHKRAYDRVLAAVVDRARSIRQGVGVDMATQMGPLVSEPHMKRVLDYIERGVGEGARVLTGAKRKGDRGYFVEPTVLEARDEMVVAREEIFGPVLAVMPFEDVSDVVRRANASDYGLAAGVWTADVRQALRVAHELRAGTVWVNGYNLLDPTSPWGGFGHSGWGREMGLYALEHYTEVKSVWVNLS, encoded by the coding sequence ATGAGTTCCAGCCTGGAGTTGCCGGCGGTTTCCGAGTCGGTTCGCCGCTTTGTCGGCGAGGGGCCGAAACGGCTGCTCGTCGGGGGAAGGTGGATTCCGTCCCAATCGGGGCGCTGTTTCGAGACACTGGATCCCGCCACCGGCGACGTGTTAACCACGGTCTACGAGGCCGGCGAAGAGGAGGTTGAAGCAGCGGTACAAGCGGCGCGGCGGGCTTTGGATGGGCCGTGGAAGTCCCTGTCCCCCGCGGAACGGGGAAGGTTGCTGTGGCGGCTTTCCGACCTCCTTGAAGCGCATGCCGATGAGTTGGCACAACTGGAATCGCTAGACACGGGAAAACCCCTCACCGAGACCATGCTCGTCGATATTCCGTACACTGTTGACCATTTTCGCTATTACGCCGGCTGGACCACGAAGTTGTCCGGGGAGGTTCTACCGGTGTCTGCCCCGGGGCAGTACCTGGCTTACACCCGTCGGGAACCTGTGGGTGTAGTCGGGGCGATCGTACCATGGAATTTTCCCCTCATGATTGCCGCCTGGAAAGTGGCTCCCGCCCTGGCCTGTGGGAATACCGTGGTGCTCAAGCCTTCGGAGCTGACCCCGCTCACCGCTTTGCGCTTGGGTGAGTTGGCTTTGGAGGCCGGAATACCCAGGGGGGTGCTCAATGTCGTTCCCGGATTCGGCCACGTGGCCGGGGCCGCCCTGACCCGGCACCCGGGTGTCGATAAAGTCAGTTTTACGGGATCGACGCGGGTCGGTCGGGAAATCGTTCAGGCGGCCGCGGGCAATTTTAAGCGGGTCACCCTGGAACTCGGGGGCAAATCCCCGAACATTGTTTTTCCCGATGCGGATCCCGATACGGTAGCGGGCGGAATCATGATGAGCATCTTTTTTAACCAAGGGGAAGTGTGCTGTGCCGGATCGCGATTATACCTCCACAAGCGGGCGTACGATCGGGTACTCGCGGCGGTGGTGGACCGGGCTCGGTCGATCCGCCAGGGTGTGGGCGTGGACATGGCGACCCAAATGGGGCCTCTTGTGAGCGAGCCGCACATGAAACGGGTGCTGGATTACATCGAAAGGGGGGTGGGAGAGGGCGCCCGGGTGTTGACCGGGGCAAAACGCAAAGGAGACCGGGGGTATTTTGTTGAGCCGACGGTCCTGGAAGCGAGGGACGAAATGGTGGTGGCCCGGGAGGAGATTTTCGGACCGGTCTTGGCGGTGATGCCCTTCGAGGATGTCAGCGATGTCGTGCGCCGGGCGAATGCCAGTGACTACGGGCTGGCTGCGGGGGTGTGGACGGCCGACGTGAGACAGGCGCTTCGCGTCGCCCATGAACTTCGCGCCGGAACGGTGTGGGTGAACGGCTACAATTTGCTCGATCCCACCAGTCCTTGGGGTGGTTTTGGACACAGCGGCTGGGGCCGGGAGATGGGGCTCTACGCCTTGGAGCATTATACCGAGGTGAAAAGCGTCTGGGTGAATTTATCGTAA
- a CDS encoding alpha/beta fold hydrolase: MQVDLGGLRISYEDRGEGFPVLLLHGWGGRAESFRPVTDRLAQGYRVLVPDLPGFGESAPPPSTWGVGDYAKFVLEFMKHVGISRAHVIGHSFGGRIGIVLAATHPDRVARMVLVDAAGIRPRRSWKYYIRVYTFKTLRALYQRLPGKDRDKRLAQLYARFGSKDYREAGPMRAVMVRVINEDLRSFLPRIRASTLLIWGEEDRDTPVWMGKVMEKEIPDAGLVVFPGAGHFSYLDRFADFSVIVERFFKG; this comes from the coding sequence GTGCAAGTGGATCTCGGCGGCTTGCGAATCAGTTATGAGGATCGCGGGGAGGGATTTCCCGTGCTCCTCCTTCACGGGTGGGGCGGGCGGGCCGAAAGTTTCCGGCCGGTGACCGATCGTCTGGCTCAGGGATATCGGGTTCTCGTCCCGGACCTTCCAGGATTTGGAGAGAGCGCTCCTCCCCCTTCAACTTGGGGAGTGGGGGATTATGCGAAGTTCGTGCTGGAATTTATGAAACATGTTGGTATTTCTAGAGCTCACGTGATCGGACATTCCTTCGGGGGGCGGATCGGCATTGTCCTGGCTGCCACCCACCCGGACCGAGTTGCCCGTATGGTGTTGGTGGACGCAGCGGGAATTCGCCCCCGCCGTTCCTGGAAGTACTATATCCGGGTGTACACATTTAAAACGTTGCGCGCTCTGTACCAGCGTCTGCCCGGCAAGGACCGGGACAAACGGTTGGCGCAGTTGTACGCGCGGTTTGGATCGAAAGATTATCGGGAGGCCGGCCCCATGCGGGCTGTGATGGTGAGGGTGATCAACGAGGACCTGCGGTCGTTTTTGCCCCGGATCCGAGCTTCAACCTTGTTGATATGGGGTGAAGAGGATCGGGATACCCCGGTGTGGATGGGCAAGGTCATGGAAAAGGAGATCCCCGATGCGGGACTCGTCGTGTTCCCGGGGGCCGGGCATTTTAGTTATCTCGATCGATTTGCGGACTTTTCCGTGATCGTGGAACGTTTTTTTAAAGGGTGA
- a CDS encoding DUF6114 domain-containing protein — MVEGMDVRPREGDSPGDGDRARAKNRPEIRAMRRRPRAGLTLVTLAGLLIVWIPANLYWLAFVPGSFAFAGLLFGSLVLACGVVGWIMPRYVRLLGVFAIIVSILSIIGALGGMIIGMLLGIIGGALCVAWSPKDRATSEDAGAGSASAGGAVTLPADGMWNRWFR; from the coding sequence GTGGTAGAGGGGATGGATGTGAGGCCGAGGGAAGGGGACTCACCAGGTGACGGAGATCGCGCGCGGGCGAAAAACAGACCCGAGATCAGAGCGATGCGCCGACGGCCCCGGGCGGGGTTGACCCTCGTTACGCTGGCGGGGCTTCTCATCGTTTGGATTCCAGCCAATTTGTACTGGTTGGCTTTCGTGCCCGGCAGTTTTGCATTCGCCGGACTCCTGTTTGGATCTTTGGTGCTCGCCTGTGGCGTGGTGGGTTGGATCATGCCGCGTTACGTTAGGCTTCTCGGCGTTTTTGCGATCATCGTATCGATTCTGTCGATCATCGGAGCCCTTGGCGGGATGATCATCGGCATGTTGCTCGGTATCATTGGGGGAGCTCTGTGCGTGGCCTGGAGTCCGAAAGACCGGGCCACTTCCGAAGATGCGGGTGCCGGATCTGCGTCGGCGGGGGGAGCAGTGACGTTGCCCGCGGACGGGATGTGGAATCGGTGGTTTCGATGA
- a CDS encoding D-alanine--D-alanine ligase family protein codes for MKKLIAVIFGGRSVEHEVSIVTAQQIMYQLRRDLYDVMPLYIDKEGAWWTGDVLAKLESFKAANRNAALAQAARVIVVPTPGGGVIEDPRALRGLFRKPRRWTPDVAILATHGTYGEDGCLQGLLEMAGIPYTGPGVLGSAVGMDKILMKDVFRAQGIPVVDYMWVHRDEWHEHPDEVADRVEGELQYPVFVKPSNLGSSVGIGRAEDRDGLFHALDVAAGYDRRLLIEQGVVSPREINCSVLADGKDLRVSLCEEPVSWEAFLSYEDKYIRGNFTKGQTGRRIPAELPDGVTETVQELARRAFRAIQARGVARVDFLLSPDGSIYVNEINTIPGSLSFYLWEPSGVSFPDLLDKLIEDALGDYRDKSRNISTYDTDLIEQFGRGGKVGGKASPQTS; via the coding sequence ATGAAAAAGCTTATTGCGGTCATTTTCGGGGGGCGGTCGGTGGAACACGAAGTTTCCATTGTGACCGCCCAGCAGATCATGTATCAACTCCGCCGGGATCTCTATGACGTGATGCCCCTTTACATCGACAAAGAAGGGGCCTGGTGGACGGGCGATGTACTCGCCAAATTGGAATCTTTTAAGGCAGCCAACCGGAATGCCGCCCTTGCCCAAGCGGCCCGCGTGATCGTGGTTCCGACTCCGGGCGGGGGGGTGATCGAAGATCCCAGGGCTTTGCGAGGGCTTTTTCGCAAACCCCGGCGGTGGACTCCCGATGTCGCGATTCTGGCCACCCATGGAACTTACGGGGAGGACGGGTGTTTGCAAGGGCTTCTTGAGATGGCCGGAATTCCTTACACCGGTCCCGGGGTGCTGGGATCGGCAGTGGGGATGGACAAAATTCTGATGAAAGATGTATTCCGGGCCCAGGGGATCCCGGTGGTGGACTACATGTGGGTCCACCGGGACGAATGGCATGAGCATCCCGATGAGGTGGCGGATCGGGTGGAAGGGGAGTTGCAGTATCCGGTTTTCGTAAAACCCTCCAACCTCGGTTCGTCGGTGGGGATCGGCCGGGCGGAGGACCGGGACGGTCTGTTCCACGCCTTGGATGTGGCAGCGGGGTACGACCGTCGGCTGCTCATCGAGCAAGGGGTGGTCTCGCCCCGGGAGATCAATTGTTCTGTTCTGGCCGATGGCAAGGATCTCCGGGTTTCTCTTTGCGAAGAACCGGTGTCCTGGGAAGCCTTTCTTAGCTATGAAGATAAATACATTCGCGGGAATTTCACCAAGGGCCAGACCGGCCGGCGCATTCCGGCGGAGCTGCCGGACGGGGTGACGGAGACGGTGCAGGAGTTGGCTCGCCGGGCTTTTCGCGCCATTCAAGCCCGTGGGGTAGCCCGGGTGGATTTCCTTCTTTCCCCAGACGGTTCGATTTATGTGAATGAAATTAACACCATTCCGGGTTCCCTCTCCTTTTATCTGTGGGAGCCCAGTGGCGTGTCGTTTCCCGATCTCCTTGACAAATTGATCGAAGACGCCTTGGGCGATTACCGGGATAAAAGTCGAAATATCTCTACGTACGATACAGACCTCATCGAACAATTTGGCCGAGGTGGGAAAGTGGGCGGTAAGGCGTCGCCACAAACTTCTTAA
- a CDS encoding ABC1 kinase family protein, which translates to MGTMSAEYVRAPIHALSLEEKEEISRRISAMRAGITRGRRYRAIARALSKHGLLHLFQDRGRLRLFGRRARAEEDELRQIGRRLRLVFEELGPTFIKLGQVLVTRQELIPEPITQELAELLDEVPPMPFPYLAAVMEDELPGGLDTFEWIDPDPIGSASLAQVYKAKLKDGRLCAVKVVRPLVGDLFQTDIAIIRRLVRRIQRRLPPRLAASVDLPGLIDDYYSSSKNELDMRIEARNMEEHRRIAAEFETLHVPTIYEVTEHVLVMEYIDGWNLKEFPVDFLDFEERFTRMVDLAHYYIKTFVEGFYHADPHGSNIMIDRHSRKAVMLDWGMVGRMDSLHTEAIFRMLLHCRLNQAEDAAEAALDIIQPTVYTNPIHLKDQLRSMLIHYVNSEQASRYNWGNMVIQIITIGMKNACRIPNGLALWAKGFSAAEGTARWLCPEITYHTVVESADVQILRRWLGRRFNYRANASLVSETAKLIGTLPRRLNKILDRLVWNDLKLVVEGRLSPDVVRSTNRMVSRFTLGLMSAGFFVGGAVLVSSGPAGLAVVPGGRGLAAAVLWGSAVLALGVLWSAFRSRRQG; encoded by the coding sequence ATGGGGACGATGTCGGCGGAATACGTGCGGGCCCCTATCCATGCACTGAGCCTCGAAGAGAAAGAAGAGATATCCCGACGGATTTCCGCGATGCGGGCGGGGATCACCAGGGGACGGCGGTATCGGGCCATCGCCCGGGCTCTGTCCAAACACGGTCTTCTCCATCTGTTCCAGGACCGGGGCCGACTCCGCCTTTTCGGCCGACGTGCCCGGGCAGAGGAGGACGAACTTCGCCAGATTGGTCGGCGGTTGCGTTTGGTGTTTGAAGAGCTGGGGCCCACCTTTATTAAACTGGGTCAGGTGCTGGTCACCCGCCAAGAGCTGATCCCGGAACCCATTACCCAGGAGTTGGCGGAACTCCTGGACGAAGTGCCACCGATGCCTTTTCCGTATTTGGCCGCGGTCATGGAGGACGAACTTCCCGGGGGTTTGGATACCTTTGAATGGATTGATCCGGACCCCATCGGCTCGGCGTCCCTTGCCCAAGTGTACAAGGCAAAGCTCAAAGATGGTCGCTTATGTGCGGTGAAAGTCGTGCGCCCTTTAGTGGGCGACCTTTTTCAAACGGATATCGCGATTATCCGAAGGCTAGTGCGCCGCATCCAACGGCGCCTGCCTCCGCGACTGGCTGCGTCCGTGGACTTGCCCGGGCTGATCGACGACTATTACAGCAGTTCGAAGAACGAGCTCGATATGCGAATTGAAGCGCGAAATATGGAGGAGCACCGACGAATCGCCGCTGAATTTGAAACTTTGCACGTACCGACCATTTACGAAGTTACCGAGCACGTGTTGGTCATGGAATATATCGATGGATGGAATCTCAAGGAATTTCCCGTCGATTTTTTGGATTTTGAAGAGAGATTTACGCGCATGGTGGATTTGGCGCATTATTATATAAAAACGTTTGTCGAAGGATTTTATCACGCTGATCCCCACGGTTCCAACATCATGATCGACCGGCACAGCAGGAAAGCGGTCATGCTCGATTGGGGCATGGTGGGACGGATGGATAGCCTGCATACTGAAGCGATTTTTCGGATGTTGTTGCACTGTCGGTTGAACCAAGCGGAAGATGCCGCCGAGGCCGCCCTGGACATCATTCAGCCGACGGTGTACACGAATCCGATTCATCTAAAAGACCAGTTGCGTTCGATGTTGATTCACTATGTCAACAGCGAGCAGGCCAGTCGGTACAACTGGGGCAATATGGTGATTCAAATCATCACCATCGGCATGAAAAATGCTTGCCGAATTCCCAACGGATTGGCGCTTTGGGCCAAGGGGTTTTCAGCGGCAGAAGGGACCGCCCGGTGGCTTTGTCCCGAGATCACCTATCACACAGTGGTGGAAAGCGCCGATGTGCAGATTCTGCGCCGGTGGCTGGGCAGGCGGTTCAATTACCGCGCCAACGCCAGCCTCGTGTCGGAAACCGCAAAACTGATCGGCACTCTCCCCCGCAGGCTGAATAAGATTCTCGATCGCCTCGTGTGGAACGACCTGAAGTTGGTGGTGGAAGGCCGGCTGTCCCCGGATGTCGTCCGCTCCACCAACCGGATGGTCAGTCGATTCACCCTCGGCCTGATGTCCGCAGGATTTTTCGTTGGGGGAGCGGTGCTTGTCAGTTCCGGTCCCGCAGGGCTCGCTGTCGTGCCCGGCGGGAGAGGTCTCGCGGCAGCTGTGCTCTGGGGATCCGCCGTGCTGGCGTTGGGGGTGCTGTGGAGTGCCTTTCGCTCCCGGCGACAGGGGTGA
- a CDS encoding UDP-N-acetylmuramoyl-tripeptide--D-alanyl-D-alanine ligase, whose product MGWWVIAAVLSLPVVVGRGKYLLHMAQLEGYRPERYLRWMKRMPSALWERWAAAVWVIGLLVGLLVPGDVVGGIVWVAFAVAVSALALRGVRLPAKKPLVWTSRAKRLYACFLGLNLVLGLISAMVGPRFGLPVLGFMLWTEPLWMMVATGLMSPVERRINNRFLRAAREKLAQRPDLIIVGITGSYGKTSTKFILGTLLTQKFNVLVTPDSYNTPMGVCRVVNERLKPEHEVFVVEMGARQPGDIRELADLVHPKIGVLTAVGPVHLETFGSVEAVARTKYELIKSLPPDGLAVMNYDNPYCRELAKETRHVQVEGYGLENPGTRLFVSDVHVSEKGTTFVLADRETGESVSCRTDLLGRHQVLNILGAVSVARHLGLSLRQIAAGIGQLQPVPHRLQLIRSGGVYVIDDAFNANPTGTEVALEVLSGFSGRKVVVTPGMVELGGEEERYNREFGQRMAQVCDHVILVGPERTKPIAAGLLDGGLPRDRVSVVTSLEEATAVLQQLLRPGDAVLFENDLPDNYTR is encoded by the coding sequence ATGGGATGGTGGGTCATCGCGGCAGTGCTTTCTCTTCCCGTGGTGGTCGGACGTGGAAAATACCTTCTTCACATGGCGCAGCTGGAAGGGTATCGGCCGGAGCGCTACTTGCGGTGGATGAAGCGAATGCCATCCGCGCTGTGGGAACGCTGGGCCGCGGCGGTGTGGGTGATTGGGTTATTGGTCGGGCTTCTGGTCCCAGGGGATGTTGTCGGCGGGATCGTCTGGGTCGCATTCGCCGTCGCCGTGTCGGCCCTCGCTCTGCGGGGCGTGCGGTTGCCGGCGAAAAAACCGCTGGTGTGGACGTCAAGGGCGAAGCGACTGTACGCGTGTTTTCTCGGGCTGAACTTGGTATTGGGGCTTATTTCCGCCATGGTCGGGCCGAGGTTTGGGTTGCCCGTTCTCGGGTTCATGTTGTGGACGGAACCTTTGTGGATGATGGTGGCGACCGGGCTGATGAGTCCAGTGGAACGGCGTATCAACAACAGATTTCTGCGTGCCGCCCGGGAAAAACTCGCTCAGCGCCCGGATCTCATTATCGTGGGTATCACGGGAAGTTACGGGAAAACCAGCACAAAGTTTATTCTCGGCACGCTTTTGACCCAAAAATTCAACGTCCTGGTGACACCGGACAGTTATAACACTCCGATGGGGGTCTGTCGGGTTGTCAATGAGCGCCTGAAACCGGAACATGAAGTTTTCGTGGTTGAGATGGGGGCCAGGCAACCTGGGGACATCCGGGAGTTGGCCGATTTGGTTCACCCGAAAATCGGTGTTCTTACAGCCGTGGGACCGGTGCATCTTGAAACTTTCGGGTCTGTAGAAGCGGTGGCGAGAACAAAATATGAACTTATCAAAAGTTTGCCTCCCGACGGGCTGGCCGTGATGAATTACGACAATCCGTATTGTCGGGAGCTTGCCAAGGAGACGCGGCATGTCCAGGTGGAGGGATATGGTCTGGAGAACCCGGGGACACGGCTTTTCGTGTCCGATGTTCACGTCTCCGAAAAGGGCACGACTTTTGTGCTCGCGGACCGGGAAACCGGGGAATCCGTGTCCTGCAGGACAGATTTGCTCGGTCGCCACCAGGTGCTCAACATTCTCGGTGCGGTGAGCGTCGCCAGGCATCTGGGTCTGTCCCTGCGCCAGATTGCGGCGGGGATTGGGCAACTGCAACCTGTCCCTCACCGTCTACAGTTAATCCGCTCAGGCGGGGTCTATGTGATCGATGACGCGTTTAATGCTAATCCAACCGGGACCGAGGTAGCCCTGGAAGTGCTCAGCGGCTTTTCCGGCCGCAAGGTCGTGGTCACCCCGGGGATGGTGGAATTGGGAGGGGAAGAAGAAAGGTACAACCGGGAGTTCGGCCAGCGGATGGCCCAAGTCTGCGATCATGTCATTCTCGTCGGGCCGGAACGGACGAAACCCATCGCTGCGGGTCTTTTGGACGGCGGGCTTCCCCGGGACCGAGTGTCGGTGGTGACGAGCCTCGAAGAAGCGACGGCGGTGTTGCAGCAGTTGCTGCGGCCGGGGGATGCGGTGTTGTTTGAGAATGATTTGCCTGACAACTACACCCGGTGA